A single region of the Sulfurimonas sp. genome encodes:
- a CDS encoding cytochrome c peroxidase: MKKLLFNALLIAIAVMSIILTISFLTPPKKIPEYNDEKLRELALERGLKPVPDSFEKLLKLVDDTSNPMTPQKIALGSELFFDTNLSKNKKTSCASCHSFDKDLKNRGILLDTLTKKDQEVTNCAACHLQDQSGVDRFTFSQGDGGTEHPYLLNTQTILNSAFAKYFSWSGEVNSIKEQSANSLQDHHKMNLTPKEVEARVSQNPKYAEKFGEIFNDGISFENTTKAIEVYVKTLVTRGDYDRFLEGDNSAISHEAKRGLANFINFGCKGCHNDISFGGQSIQRFPLREFAQVYDLKLNFEIVPQLKRLDSEFPFENSGGYLGKNNRHLFRVPILRNVTKTSPYFHNGAVPKIREAVDVMARYQLGRHLTLEQIDEIVAFLRTLEGDIVDYGIKEYR; this comes from the coding sequence ATGAAAAAACTACTCTTTAATGCACTTCTCATCGCTATAGCGGTCATGAGTATTATATTGACAATATCATTTTTGACTCCTCCAAAAAAGATTCCTGAGTATAATGATGAGAAGTTAAGAGAGCTGGCATTAGAGAGAGGGTTAAAACCTGTTCCTGATTCATTTGAAAAATTATTGAAGTTAGTTGATGATACATCCAACCCTATGACACCGCAAAAAATAGCGCTTGGCTCCGAACTTTTTTTTGATACAAACCTCTCAAAAAACAAAAAAACAAGTTGCGCCTCATGTCACTCATTTGACAAAGATTTAAAAAACAGAGGCATACTGCTTGATACACTTACTAAAAAAGATCAAGAGGTTACCAACTGTGCGGCTTGCCATCTCCAAGATCAAAGCGGAGTTGACAGATTTACATTTTCGCAAGGAGACGGTGGCACAGAACACCCGTATCTTCTCAACACCCAAACTATTTTAAACTCCGCATTTGCAAAATATTTTTCATGGAGCGGTGAAGTAAACAGCATAAAAGAACAGAGTGCAAATTCACTCCAAGATCATCATAAAATGAATCTTACACCCAAAGAAGTGGAAGCCAGAGTAAGCCAAAATCCTAAATATGCAGAGAAATTTGGAGAGATCTTTAATGACGGCATTAGTTTTGAAAATACAACAAAAGCAATAGAAGTATATGTAAAAACTCTTGTTACAAGAGGCGATTATGATAGATTTTTAGAAGGAGATAACTCCGCGATAAGTCATGAAGCAAAAAGAGGATTGGCAAATTTCATAAATTTTGGATGCAAAGGCTGTCACAACGATATAAGCTTTGGAGGTCAAAGCATCCAGAGATTTCCGCTTAGAGAGTTCGCGCAAGTTTATGATTTAAAACTAAATTTTGAAATAGTTCCTCAGCTTAAAAGGCTTGATAGCGAATTTCCTTTTGAAAATAGCGGAGGATATTTAGGTAAAAACAACAGGCATCTTTTTAGAGTGCCGATTTTACGAAATGTCACAAAAACTTCCCCATATTTTCATAACGGAGCAGTACCAAAAATTAGAGAAGCCGTAGATGTAATGGCAAGATATCAGTTAGGTCGCCATTTAACACTTGAACAAATTGATGAAATAGTGGCATTTTTGCGAACTCTTGAGGGCGATATCGTAGATTACGGCATAAAGGAATATAGATGA
- a CDS encoding cytochrome c — protein MKKNILIVISLVSLLSANELDGKKIFETYCWGCHHQTAVAFGPPFSEIAQKRTNEEIQAYILSPESMYKAFGYKRTVMTKIDLADKEREAIAKYILSYKGK, from the coding sequence ATGAAAAAAAATATATTAATAGTCATTAGTTTAGTTTCATTACTATCTGCAAATGAGTTGGACGGAAAAAAGATTTTTGAGACCTATTGTTGGGGTTGCCATCACCAGACCGCAGTTGCATTTGGTCCTCCATTTAGTGAAATCGCTCAAAAAAGAACAAATGAAGAGATTCAAGCATATATATTAAGCCCCGAATCTATGTATAAAGCTTTCGGATATAAGCGAACGGTTATGACAAAAATAGATTTAGCGGATAAAGAGAGAGAAGCTATTGCAAAATATATACTCTCATATAAAGGTAAATAA
- a CDS encoding cbb3-type cytochrome c oxidase subunit I — protein MANSYLTSESKKLATWYFTVAATLFGAQLLFGLVAAIQYVIPGFLFEILDFSVARMLHINALVVWMVFAMFGSVYWLLPDETGIETVGIELGKLLFWVFTAAVTVVVLVYIFVQVGAADETSIWFIHEGREYIEAPRWADLGITVVALGFVANLFMTGMKGNRSGIVTVLMADMIAFAGLYLTGMFYTDNITVDQFWWWWVIHLWVEATWEVFVGSIAAYGLITMIGAHRKVVEMWLWIEVTMLFGSGILGMGHHYFWIGTPEYWWEIGALFSALEPLPLVAMFIHVLYDWGKMQGEESAKGQDVSVITNKPAFTWFVLNAFGNFLGAGIWGFFHTLPQVNLYTHGTQFTSAHGHLAFFGAYATILIGMMYIAVQGKNGIKVLNNTTSTIFATSMITGGVVGMTVALTVAGYVDVLVTRAQMGATWAGYFDGQSGAWFAQGMDWRLVMGVVTFTGFFFLIKDLLTIGKSTNHVR, from the coding sequence ATGGCAAATAGTTATTTAACATCAGAATCAAAAAAGCTAGCGACATGGTATTTTACGGTTGCTGCAACTCTTTTTGGCGCACAATTACTTTTTGGTCTTGTAGCTGCTATTCAATATGTAATACCGGGTTTCTTATTTGAAATTCTTGACTTCTCTGTTGCGAGAATGTTACACATCAATGCACTTGTTGTATGGATGGTTTTTGCAATGTTCGGTTCAGTATATTGGTTATTACCTGATGAAACAGGCATTGAAACAGTAGGTATCGAATTAGGAAAATTACTTTTCTGGGTATTTACTGCAGCAGTAACTGTTGTTGTTCTTGTTTATATATTTGTCCAAGTTGGGGCAGCAGACGAGACTTCAATCTGGTTTATCCATGAAGGTCGTGAGTATATCGAAGCTCCTCGTTGGGCAGACTTAGGTATTACGGTTGTTGCACTTGGTTTCGTTGCAAACCTTTTCATGACTGGAATGAAGGGTAACCGTTCAGGTATCGTAACTGTACTTATGGCAGATATGATCGCTTTTGCCGGTCTATACTTAACTGGTATGTTCTATACGGACAACATCACGGTTGATCAATTCTGGTGGTGGTGGGTTATTCACCTTTGGGTTGAAGCTACTTGGGAAGTTTTCGTTGGTTCAATTGCTGCTTATGGTCTAATCACTATGATTGGTGCGCACCGTAAAGTTGTTGAAATGTGGTTATGGATTGAAGTAACAATGTTATTCGGTTCAGGTATCCTTGGTATGGGACACCACTATTTCTGGATTGGAACACCTGAGTACTGGTGGGAAATCGGAGCACTTTTCTCTGCACTAGAGCCACTACCGCTTGTTGCTATGTTTATCCATGTTCTTTATGACTGGGGTAAAATGCAAGGAGAAGAGAGTGCAAAAGGTCAAGATGTTTCTGTTATTACAAATAAACCGGCGTTTACATGGTTCGTTTTAAATGCATTCGGAAACTTCTTAGGTGCAGGTATTTGGGGATTCTTCCACACTCTACCACAAGTTAACCTTTATACACACGGTACACAGTTTACATCGGCACACGGACACTTAGCGTTCTTTGGAGCTTATGCAACTATTCTAATCGGTATGATGTATATTGCAGTTCAAGGTAAAAACGGTATTAAAGTACTAAACAACACTACATCGACTATCTTTGCAACTAGCATGATTACAGGTGGTGTTGTTGGTATGACTGTTGCACTTACTGTTGCAGGTTATGTAGATGTTCTTGTTACTCGTGCACAAATGGGTGCTACTTGGGCAGGTTACTTTGATGGTCAGTCAGGTGCATGGTTTGCACAAGGTATGGATTGGAGATTGGTGATGGGTGTTGTTACATTCACAGGTTTCTTCTTCCTAATTAAAGATTTATTGACTATCGGTAAATCTACTAATCATGTGCGTTAA
- a CDS encoding cytochrome c — MAKKSVWSDNRFWQRSAAWITGFASVLLIWLTFDTSGQISMGNDSDLKNGVTKRVPGPTVINYKITYEMDKKRQHEVPVIGEKEKFFGRDDYSEEEAAKLLHLGKLGSQTKNCMNCHTLLGNGAYYAPDLTKAWLDPAWGPTGSMQAMTGKSTKEEAMAEFLQHPSQYPTHARMMPNLGITAEEAKGLVAFLKHMSSIDTNGFPRNFGKIQGAVNGK, encoded by the coding sequence GTGGCTAAAAAATCCGTATGGAGTGATAATCGCTTCTGGCAACGCTCAGCAGCATGGATCACAGGGTTTGCATCAGTTCTTCTCATTTGGTTGACATTTGATACAAGTGGACAAATTTCAATGGGAAATGATTCAGATTTAAAAAATGGTGTAACGAAAAGGGTTCCAGGACCTACAGTTATTAATTATAAAATTACTTATGAAATGGACAAGAAGCGTCAGCATGAAGTTCCTGTAATTGGTGAAAAAGAGAAATTTTTCGGAAGAGATGATTACTCAGAAGAAGAAGCTGCAAAATTGCTTCACTTAGGTAAATTAGGTTCACAAACTAAAAACTGTATGAATTGTCATACACTTCTTGGAAATGGCGCATATTATGCTCCGGACTTAACAAAAGCTTGGTTAGATCCGGCATGGGGTCCAACTGGATCAATGCAAGCTATGACTGGAAAAAGTACAAAAGAAGAAGCTATGGCTGAATTCTTACAACATCCGTCTCAATACCCTACTCACGCTCGTATGATGCCAAATCTTGGTATTACTGCTGAAGAGGCTAAAGGTTTAGTTGCTTTCTTAAAACATATGTCATCAATTGATACAAATGGTTTCCCAAGAAATTTTGGAAAAATACAAGGAGCAGTAAATGGCAAATAG
- a CDS encoding multiheme c-type cytochrome, protein MKTIYIKILVFVMFFTGVLQLKLLDIAWENFKIIQALHIVISVILMLFLIAPFIYKHIQNYFFVKNVRSIDGWLLLCTISLLTLSGFYLFFIGNRGGDIFGTLSFNFHLYGSFILIFFFIYHTSKQQKPNISLQIILASLISFVPIYAQTPKLSLTEIEGKKDGHHSEDWTNSIKCKSCHSDIFAQWSDSNHKHMAGSNPYYMVMETLAGEVEGQEFRKWCMGCHNPSAIATGLGKTTHAMDGNFLSNEMFEKNAKTLKSDFKAQGNFRVEEGVSCITCHQITKAQSKGNASFGLSLDRKKYAFEDSTSDMGHWFNEKLINSNPDIHKKSYSNPLYKESKYCASCHDEFHPKTDVKIVSTFAEWEKSPYNNPKDKSKHKTCIDCHMTNLQNNKFSPLKGISTDGGAIKDDVKVHYFSGSNHFLSGLKNKTHEDQTIQLLKTSAKLDVDLKEGKLVVGVTNIGAGHHLPTGASDFRELWLDITVKDKSGKVVLSSGKLKDDGNIETGSRLFQKVFGDEEGKPVGLLFWKYKKLLSDTRIPAGEKRVESYEINKNVQYPLEATIKLNFRIYPQWATDAVKTVYPNLPSPPTIELSKVVKEFK, encoded by the coding sequence ATGAAAACTATATATATAAAAATTCTAGTTTTTGTAATGTTTTTCACGGGAGTATTGCAATTAAAACTTCTTGACATCGCTTGGGAAAATTTTAAAATCATTCAAGCGCTGCATATTGTTATATCCGTTATCCTTATGCTCTTTTTGATTGCACCTTTTATTTACAAACATATACAGAACTATTTTTTTGTTAAAAATGTAAGAAGCATAGACGGATGGCTGCTTTTATGCACAATTTCACTACTTACTCTTAGCGGGTTTTATCTATTTTTCATAGGCAATCGCGGCGGAGATATATTTGGAACTCTCTCGTTTAATTTTCATCTATACGGCTCGTTTATTTTGATTTTTTTCTTTATCTATCATACAAGCAAGCAGCAAAAACCAAACATAAGTTTACAGATAATTTTAGCTTCACTCATCTCTTTTGTCCCTATTTATGCACAGACTCCTAAATTATCCCTAACAGAGATTGAGGGTAAAAAAGACGGCCATCACAGTGAAGATTGGACAAACTCTATAAAGTGCAAATCATGTCATAGCGACATTTTTGCCCAATGGAGCGACTCCAATCATAAGCATATGGCAGGTTCAAATCCGTACTATATGGTAATGGAAACATTAGCCGGTGAAGTTGAGGGACAAGAGTTTCGCAAATGGTGCATGGGTTGTCACAATCCGAGCGCCATTGCCACAGGTCTCGGCAAAACTACTCACGCTATGGACGGCAACTTTTTAAGTAATGAGATGTTTGAGAAAAATGCAAAAACACTTAAAAGTGATTTTAAAGCGCAGGGTAACTTCAGGGTTGAAGAGGGCGTCTCCTGTATAACATGCCATCAAATCACAAAAGCACAGAGCAAAGGCAATGCTTCATTTGGTCTATCTCTTGATCGCAAAAAATATGCATTTGAAGATAGCACTTCAGACATGGGACATTGGTTTAATGAAAAGTTAATCAACTCAAACCCGGATATCCATAAAAAAAGTTACTCAAATCCGCTCTATAAAGAGAGTAAGTATTGTGCCTCATGCCACGATGAGTTTCACCCAAAAACAGATGTAAAAATCGTATCTACCTTTGCCGAATGGGAAAAATCACCATACAACAATCCAAAAGATAAAAGCAAACATAAAACATGTATAGATTGCCATATGACAAATCTGCAAAACAATAAATTCTCACCTCTTAAGGGCATATCTACAGATGGCGGAGCTATAAAAGATGATGTTAAAGTTCACTACTTTAGCGGTTCAAACCACTTTTTATCAGGGCTAAAAAATAAAACTCATGAAGATCAGACCATACAACTTCTCAAAACTTCTGCGAAACTTGATGTAGATTTAAAAGAGGGAAAATTAGTCGTAGGCGTTACAAACATAGGTGCAGGACATCATCTGCCTACCGGAGCTTCTGATTTTAGAGAGCTCTGGCTTGATATTACCGTTAAAGACAAAAGCGGCAAAGTAGTACTCTCTAGCGGTAAACTAAAAGATGACGGCAACATAGAAACGGGCAGTAGACTTTTTCAAAAGGTATTCGGCGATGAAGAGGGCAAGCCTGTAGGACTGCTTTTTTGGAAATATAAAAAGCTGCTTAGCGATACAAGAATACCGGCGGGAGAAAAAAGAGTTGAGAGCTATGAAATAAACAAAAATGTTCAATATCCGCTTGAAGCAACAATAAAACTAAACTTTAGAATCTACCCTCAGTGGGCAACGGATGCAGTTAAAACAGTCTACCCAAATCTTCCTAGTCCGCCGACCATTGAGCTAAGCAAGGTAGTTAAAGAGTTTAAATAG
- a CDS encoding nitrite reductase, whose protein sequence is MRLNKLVMSVAAMAVVTSGLMADSSAMDVEKVFEKECQGCHGPNHEGGVGSDLRPAVTAKKNAYDLSNTILNGKAGTAMPGFKEKFSKADADKMVDYIQHFKGKKIDQLTLEAVKGGWKNLNDRMEFFKKYPNPADVKKNTDICFVTERDAERVAFVDGTNGKILSKHPAGFAVHVTVTNKRQPRYAYSISRSGLVTMFDLNTPGQQKIAECQVGSESRGLAVSPDGKFLMAGNYVPGGAVLMDAMTLEPLKVYPTSSVIKPNGDIDSSRVAGIFDTPYGPYIAFALKDGGHVYIIDYSKPNYPIVGDIPNIGDILHDGFLNEGKEIGRYLFIASQGSDVVGVVDFKTKSLVTKIYTGPASKPHPGQGSSWFNETLGQQLGATVNMNLGQVTIWDDHFDVIRHIPTGGGGLFIGTSEHTPFLWADNVLGSSDVWNQVHLINKQTLELDRIITVGTTEGTVTDPVTHKVLYKWEVPTVKDAKGVAVVPRILHAEPANHGHWTMISEWNAGRIGIYEATTGKFVKYITGLTTPTFTYSIEHRQTIPGA, encoded by the coding sequence ATGAGATTAAACAAATTAGTTATGTCTGTTGCTGCAATGGCAGTAGTTACTTCAGGTTTAATGGCTGATTCATCAGCTATGGATGTTGAAAAAGTATTTGAGAAAGAGTGTCAAGGTTGCCACGGTCCAAACCATGAGGGTGGTGTTGGTTCAGATTTGCGTCCAGCCGTAACAGCTAAGAAAAATGCTTATGACCTTTCAAATACTATTTTAAATGGTAAAGCAGGAACTGCAATGCCAGGATTTAAAGAGAAATTCTCTAAAGCTGATGCTGATAAAATGGTTGATTATATCCAACACTTTAAAGGTAAAAAGATTGATCAACTTACGCTTGAAGCAGTAAAAGGCGGTTGGAAAAACCTTAACGATAGAATGGAATTCTTCAAAAAATACCCAAATCCGGCTGATGTTAAGAAAAACACTGATATCTGTTTCGTAACAGAAAGAGATGCTGAGCGTGTTGCATTCGTTGACGGTACAAACGGTAAAATTTTATCTAAGCACCCTGCTGGTTTCGCTGTGCATGTTACAGTTACTAACAAGCGTCAGCCTCGTTATGCTTACTCAATCTCTCGTTCAGGTTTAGTAACAATGTTCGACTTAAATACTCCGGGTCAACAAAAAATTGCTGAGTGTCAAGTTGGATCTGAGTCTCGCGGTCTTGCAGTTTCTCCGGACGGTAAATTCCTAATGGCTGGTAACTATGTACCGGGCGGAGCTGTTCTAATGGACGCTATGACTCTTGAGCCGTTAAAAGTTTACCCGACATCAAGCGTTATCAAACCAAACGGTGACATCGATTCATCTCGTGTTGCAGGTATATTCGACACTCCATACGGTCCTTATATTGCATTCGCACTTAAAGACGGTGGACATGTTTATATCATAGATTACTCTAAGCCAAACTATCCAATCGTTGGAGATATTCCAAACATCGGAGATATTCTTCATGATGGTTTCTTAAATGAAGGTAAAGAGATTGGTCGTTACCTATTTATCGCTTCTCAAGGAAGTGATGTTGTTGGTGTTGTAGACTTTAAAACTAAATCTTTAGTTACAAAAATCTATACAGGTCCGGCATCTAAGCCACACCCTGGTCAAGGTTCTTCTTGGTTTAACGAAACTCTAGGTCAACAACTTGGAGCAACGGTTAACATGAACTTAGGTCAAGTAACTATTTGGGATGATCACTTTGATGTTATTCGTCACATTCCAACAGGTGGTGGCGGTCTATTCATCGGTACATCTGAGCATACTCCGTTCTTATGGGCAGACAATGTACTTGGATCAAGCGATGTTTGGAATCAAGTTCACTTGATCAACAAACAAACTCTTGAGCTAGACAGGATTATTACTGTCGGTACAACTGAAGGTACAGTTACGGATCCTGTAACTCATAAAGTTCTATACAAATGGGAAGTTCCGACTGTTAAAGATGCTAAAGGTGTTGCAGTAGTTCCTAGAATTCTTCACGCTGAGCCGGCAAATCACGGTCACTGGACTATGATTTCTGAGTGGAATGCAGGTCGTATCGGTATTTACGAAGCGACAACAGGTAAATTTGTTAAATACATCACTGGTTTAACAACTCCTACTTTCACTTACTCAATCGAGCACAGACAAACTATTCCAGGTGCATAA